One genomic window of Tenacibaculum tangerinum includes the following:
- a CDS encoding DUF4129 domain-containing protein has protein sequence MKQFLFYIAFFICSITVFSQTEKAEVQYDDAIIEQKKFDAQKIEAYKQQDEFIYIVEKRDPTILEKIWNWFKRTVIKILSYIFDDITPAVGFLRVVLKILPYAIAALVLYFIIKFFLKVNARTIIDGKKNKPIVRLSEEEELIKDKDLPKLIQQAIAARNYQLAVRYYYLLLLKKLADKDFISWQQEKTNEDYIKELSSKKQLHGDFKKLTYLYDYVWYGEFSIDEEKFLQAENNFKNTLAKIY, from the coding sequence TTGAAACAGTTTCTTTTTTACATAGCATTTTTTATTTGTTCAATCACTGTTTTTTCCCAGACGGAAAAAGCAGAAGTCCAGTACGATGATGCCATCATCGAACAAAAAAAGTTCGATGCACAGAAAATAGAAGCGTACAAGCAACAAGACGAATTTATATACATCGTAGAAAAAAGAGACCCTACTATTTTAGAAAAAATATGGAACTGGTTTAAACGAACTGTTATTAAAATACTCTCCTATATTTTCGACGATATTACTCCTGCAGTCGGTTTTTTACGAGTGGTTTTAAAAATATTGCCCTATGCAATTGCTGCTTTGGTGCTGTATTTTATTATTAAATTCTTTTTAAAAGTCAATGCCCGTACGATTATAGATGGCAAAAAGAACAAACCCATCGTTCGTCTTTCTGAAGAAGAAGAGTTGATAAAAGACAAAGATTTACCAAAACTTATTCAGCAAGCAATTGCAGCAAGAAATTATCAGTTAGCGGTACGTTATTACTATTTGTTATTGCTGAAAAAATTAGCGGATAAAGATTTTATTTCTTGGCAGCAAGAAAAAACAAACGAAGATTACATCAAAGAGCTATCATCGAAAAAACAATTACATGGCGACTTTAAAAAGTTAACCTATTTATACGATTATGTATGGTACGGAGAGTTTTCAATCGATGAAGAAAAATTTTTACAGGCAGAAAATAACTTTAAAAATACGCTAGCTAAAATTTATTAA
- a CDS encoding stage II sporulation protein M has product MREAAFVNKNKEKWQLFEDALYRKTIISPDKLSDLYVEVTDDLSYAKTFYPSGNTLVYLNSLASAAHQKIYKTKKESKNRLVSFFKTEFPLLFYHYQKQLLIAFAVFAFFAICGAFSAANDSDFVRLILGDGYVNMTLENIENGDPMAVYKKANEVDMFIGITINNIRVAMYAFVLGILFSVGTLYIMMQNGIMLGSFLYFFYDKGLFWESSRTIWIHGTIEISVIIIAGCAGLVLGNGLLFPKTYSRLESFKRSMKDGLKIMVSTIPFFIVAGFLEGFVTRHTEMPDWLAILIIATSFILIIFYYVIYPKQVYKNQQHHA; this is encoded by the coding sequence ATGAGAGAGGCTGCCTTTGTGAATAAGAATAAAGAAAAGTGGCAGCTTTTTGAAGATGCGTTGTATCGTAAAACAATCATTTCACCCGATAAATTATCAGATTTGTACGTAGAGGTAACCGATGATTTAAGTTACGCTAAAACTTTTTACCCGAGTGGAAACACATTGGTGTATTTAAACTCATTGGCATCTGCAGCACACCAAAAAATATATAAAACTAAAAAAGAAAGCAAAAATAGACTGGTCAGTTTTTTTAAGACCGAATTTCCGTTACTATTTTACCACTATCAAAAACAATTACTCATTGCGTTTGCAGTATTTGCTTTTTTTGCTATTTGTGGTGCTTTTTCTGCTGCAAACGATAGTGATTTTGTCCGTTTAATTTTGGGTGATGGATATGTAAACATGACTTTAGAGAATATTGAAAACGGCGACCCGATGGCGGTATATAAAAAGGCGAATGAAGTAGATATGTTTATTGGAATCACCATTAATAACATACGAGTAGCCATGTATGCTTTTGTGTTGGGGATATTGTTTTCTGTAGGAACACTGTATATTATGATGCAAAACGGAATCATGCTAGGCTCGTTTTTGTATTTTTTTTACGACAAAGGATTGTTTTGGGAATCGTCAAGAACTATTTGGATTCACGGAACGATAGAAATATCAGTAATCATCATAGCCGGATGTGCAGGATTGGTGTTAGGCAACGGATTGCTATTTCCAAAAACCTACTCACGACTAGAATCGTTTAAACGAAGTATGAAAGACGGATTGAAAATTATGGTAAGCACCATTCCGTTTTTTATCGTGGCAGGATTTTTAGAAGGCTTTGTAACCCGTCATACCGAAATGCCCGATTGGTTGGCCATTTTAATTATAGCTACCTCATTCATACTTATCATATTTTATTACGTTATATATCCAAAACAAGTTTATAAAAATCAACAACACCATGCATAA
- a CDS encoding RDD family protein: MDHFQIETAQNIAIKQNVAHVTTRIGSYVIDLLFIIGYYIIIILIMEMLDIPISMEYMSLYALLGLPVFFYSLLFEVLMNGQTPGKYFNDIRVVKLDGSKPTFGSYLIRWLLRFVDFTLASGSVAVLTILLNGKGQRLGDIAAGTTVISEKKNYFKRHDCE, translated from the coding sequence ATGGATCATTTTCAAATAGAAACAGCTCAAAATATTGCTATTAAGCAGAATGTAGCACATGTTACCACTCGAATCGGTTCTTATGTAATCGATTTACTATTTATTATTGGGTATTATATCATTATTATCCTCATTATGGAAATGTTAGACATACCAATTAGCATGGAATATATGAGTTTGTATGCATTACTCGGACTTCCTGTATTTTTTTATAGTTTGCTGTTTGAAGTATTAATGAACGGACAAACACCAGGCAAATATTTTAACGACATAAGAGTGGTTAAATTAGATGGTTCTAAACCCACTTTTGGAAGCTATTTAATTCGTTGGTTATTGCGTTTTGTCGATTTTACCTTAGCCAGTGGCTCGGTAGCTGTTCTTACTATTTTATTGAATGGAAAAGGACAACGTTTAGGAGATATTGCTGCTGGAACTACCGTTATTTCAGAAAAAAAGAATTACTTTAAAAGACACGATTGCGAGTGA